Genomic segment of Cronobacter dublinensis subsp. dublinensis LMG 23823:
TACGCTCTCACCATATAAAATATGTGGGCGCACCTCTGGCGAATGGGTATCAACATACTTCACATTTTTAGGGATAATACTATTCGCAGGCGATCTAATTTATCACCTGTATTTCCTGTTGCAATTTGCACTACTCCATTTGCACCGTAGCTCAGCCTGGTACTGATAATTAGCGGACCAGGGATGTCTCTTAAAACGCAGTAATTTACGCCCGTTGATGTTTATAAAAACCCATAACCTGCAACCACACGCGAACCTAACATTTATCGCTGCGATTAAGCCTGCTACAAATATTTTTTCAATAATGGATCAAAATCCTTTTACTTTTAATAGTTTCATTAAAACAACGCCAAAACCAGCCACAAATCCTCCGAAAACACCAATTTTAGTGTGGGTGATTATTTCTACCATATTAAAATTAACTCTCCGCCAACCATCCACAATAAAAATGCAAATAAAAAATACCCAAATAAAGACAAGAAAGTCATACCTGGCATTAAAAATGCTATAAACAAAACAGCCCAAGTTAACTTATTATTTTTCCCATACTTCACTTTAACCTTATTTACAACTGCTTCTGCGCCTTTTCCCGTAGTTTCAGAGGACACTGAACTACCTACATCCCCAAAGAAACCTGGGATATTACTTGGGGGCATCTCTTTTGAAATACCGAAATCACCTTTAAATTCGGTGTATGCTCTCAAAGCAGCGTTATATTTTGGATCCCAACCGCCTTTCCACCAGTTAGTACCTGTATTAGTAGCCCACGATAAACCCTTACCCAATCCATACCCAAATGCCGCACCTGTACCATTTGAAATAGCGCCAGATAAAGGATCTTTATCGTCTAACCAGTTACCTAAAGCTCCACCTGCTGCATTCCAATCAATCGTACCGAGCAGGCTATTGCCCATACTGAATACATTGACCCACCCAGCAATCGCTGCATTTGCCGGATCGATCGTTCCGTCTGCCATATAGCCAATCCCAGCATTTGCGGTGTCACCTAAACCCCACATTACCTGAGCGTTTCCTGGAAGGAATGCAACACTTCCGGTAGCAAGAGCGAGACC
This window contains:
- a CDS encoding Tat pathway signal sequence, whose protein sequence is MASCADAPSSASCQKAKNERDAVGLALATGSVAFLPGNAQVMWGLGDTANAGIGYMADGTIDPANAAIAGWVNVFSMGNSLLGTIDWNAAGGALGNWLDDKDPLSGAISNGTGAAFGYGLGKGLSWATNTGTNWWKGGWDPKYNAALRAYTEFKGDFGISKEMPPSNIPGFFGDVGSSVSSETTGKGAEAVVNKVKVKYGKNNKLTWAVLFIAFLMPGMTFLSLFGYFLFAFLLWMVGGELILIW